Proteins encoded in a region of the Benincasa hispida cultivar B227 chromosome 2, ASM972705v1, whole genome shotgun sequence genome:
- the LOC120072291 gene encoding 60S ribosomal protein L7-2, giving the protein MSGEGVKGGPVVPESVLKKRKRNEEWALAEKQGLEAAKKKNAENRKLIYNRAKLYAKEYDEQQKELIRLKREAKLKGGFYVDPEAKLLFIIRIRGINAIDPKTKKILQLLRLRQIFNGVFLKVNKATLNMLHRVEPYVTYGYPNLKSVKELIYKRGFGKLNKRRTALTDNSIIEQALGKFGIICAEDLIHEIMTVGPHFKEANNFLWPFKLKAPLGGLKKKRNHYVEGGDAGNRENYINELIRRMN; this is encoded by the exons ATGAGTGGAGAAGGAGTCAAGGGAGGCCCGGTGGTTCCGGAGTCCGTgttgaagaagaggaagaggaacgAAGAATGGGCTTTGGCTGAGAAACAAGGTCTAGAGGCTGCGAAGAAGAAGAATGCCGAGAACAGGAAACTGATCTACAACAGGGCTAAACTCTATGCCAAAGAGTACGATGAGCAACAAAAGGAATTGATTCGCTTGAAGCGTGAGGCTAAACTTAAGGGCGGATTTTATGTCGACCCTGAAGCCAAACTTCTGTTTATTATCAGGATCCGAGG TATCAATGCCATTGACCCAAAGACCAAGAAGATTCTGCAGCTTCTGCGTTTGAGACAG ATTTTCAATGGTGTCTTTTTGAAAGTGAACAAGGCAACATTGAATATGTTGCACAGGGTGGAGCCTTATGTTACATATGG CTATCCTAACTTGAAGAGTGTTAAAGAACTCATTTACAAGAGAGGCTTTGGAAAACTCAACAAGCGAAGAACTGCTTTGACTGATAACTCTATCATCGAGCAG GCCCTTGGGAAGTTTGGAATTATTTGCGCTGAAGATCTCATCCATGAGATTATGACAGTGGGACCCCATTTTAAGGAGGCAAACAATTTCCTCTGGCCCTTCAAGCTGAAAGCTCCTTTGGGtggtttgaagaagaagagaaatcaCTATGTCGAAGGAGGTGATGCTGGAAACCGTGAAAACTACATCAATGAGCTAATCAGAAGGATGAATTAA
- the LOC120072252 gene encoding nucleolar and coiled-body phosphoprotein 1-like isoform X2, whose protein sequence is MFDEKGCFKPRQVLLSHRTMKQRNNDNQIPNSADEATSLHPHQRTLLLHAVAFFLERNSFSKTLKKFRSEAQIQKDSSKDLLLSLEEMCHKHLKKCSQTITTQNKPDEETVKEVADDRVPEAQDESTKKSKDKKKIKKNAVPETDADAAEKEKSEPIHVESLKNNNGSTVHEEAGKKSKDKKKKKNKEKLETVATISVNAAVDSIGLNGDVATLEEKVVKSKTRKKKDGRPSDENSNQLNDGTDMLNEEEQNDNTKKRKRLAPEDNGDHTVDDKETEDVKRRKLEGGCNDGVQSTKVDVDAGSRSTINELSQQTNEYVEKTAEKTSTKKALKKRSNGSTEPKTINAFQRVKLDAVTFADEKLADNSYWAKGGAETGYGAKAQEVLGQVKGRDFRHEKTKKKRGSYRGGVIDLQSHSVKFNYSDDD, encoded by the exons ATGTTTGACGAAAAAGGATGTTTTAAACCTCGCCAAGTTCTTCTCTCCCACCGCACTATGAAGCAAAGAAACAACGACAACCAAATTCCCAATTCTGCTGATGAAGCCACATCCTTACACCCCCACCAGAGGACTCTTCTTCTTCACGCTGTAGCCTTCTTTTTGGAGCGCAATAGCTTCTCCAAAACCCTCAAAAAGTTTCGTTCTGAAGCGCAGATTCAG aaggattcttcaaaggATTTATTGCTTAGTCTCGAAGAAATGTGCCACAAGCATTTAAAGAAATG TAGTCAAACCATCACAACCCAAAATAAGCCAG ATGAAGAAACAGTGAAAGAGGTTGCTGATGATAGGGTTCCTGAAGCACAAGACGAATCTACAAAAAAGTCcaaggataaaaagaaaataaaaaagaatgcaGTTCCTGAAACAGATGCTGATGCTGCAGAAAAAGAGAAATCAGAACCTATCCATGTGGAGAGTTTGAAAAATAACAACGGCTCTACTGTCCACGAGGAGGCAGGAAAGAAATCtaaggataaaaagaaaaagaagaacaaagagAAGTTAGAGACTGTTGCTACAATTTCTGTTAATGCAGCTGTAGATTCTATTGGTTTGAATGGTGATGTCGCCACTCTTGAAGAAAAGGTTGTCAAATCCAAAACTAGGAAGAAAAAGGATGGTCGACCAAGCGATGAAAATTCAAACCAGCTAAATGATGGTACCGACATGTTAAACGAAGAGGAACAGAACGACAATactaagaaaaggaaaaggttGGCTCCTGAAGATAATGGCGATCATACTGTTGATGATAAAGAAACTGAAGATGTCAAACGTAGAAAATTAGAAGGTGGATGCAATGATGGTGTGCAGTCTACAAAGGTCGATGTAGATGCTGGAAGTAGGAGCACTATCAACGAGCTTTCTCAGCAGACAAATGAGTATGTTGAAAAAACTGCAGAGAAAACTTCCACAAAGAAAGCTTTGAAGAAACGCTCAAATGGTTCAACTGAG CCAAAGACCATCAATGCATTTCAAAGGGTAAAACTCGATGCTGTGACATTTGCTGATGAGAAACTTGCAGATAATTCTTACTGGGCCAAG GGTGGAGCCGAGACTGGGTATGGTGCAAaagctcaggaagttcttgggCAGGTTAAAGGAAG gGATTTTCGGCATGAAAAGACCAAGAAGAAGCGCGGGTCATACCGAGGCGGAGTGATTGATCTACAGTCTCACTCAGTAAAGTTCAATTATTCTGATGATGATTAA
- the LOC120072252 gene encoding nucleolar and coiled-body phosphoprotein 1-like isoform X1: MFDEKGCFKPRQVLLSHRTMKQRNNDNQIPNSADEATSLHPHQRTLLLHAVAFFLERNSFSKTLKKFRSEAQIQKDSSKDLLLSLEEMCHKHLKKCSQTITTQNKPVDEETVKEVADDRVPEAQDESTKKSKDKKKIKKNAVPETDADAAEKEKSEPIHVESLKNNNGSTVHEEAGKKSKDKKKKKNKEKLETVATISVNAAVDSIGLNGDVATLEEKVVKSKTRKKKDGRPSDENSNQLNDGTDMLNEEEQNDNTKKRKRLAPEDNGDHTVDDKETEDVKRRKLEGGCNDGVQSTKVDVDAGSRSTINELSQQTNEYVEKTAEKTSTKKALKKRSNGSTEPKTINAFQRVKLDAVTFADEKLADNSYWAKGGAETGYGAKAQEVLGQVKGRDFRHEKTKKKRGSYRGGVIDLQSHSVKFNYSDDD; the protein is encoded by the exons ATGTTTGACGAAAAAGGATGTTTTAAACCTCGCCAAGTTCTTCTCTCCCACCGCACTATGAAGCAAAGAAACAACGACAACCAAATTCCCAATTCTGCTGATGAAGCCACATCCTTACACCCCCACCAGAGGACTCTTCTTCTTCACGCTGTAGCCTTCTTTTTGGAGCGCAATAGCTTCTCCAAAACCCTCAAAAAGTTTCGTTCTGAAGCGCAGATTCAG aaggattcttcaaaggATTTATTGCTTAGTCTCGAAGAAATGTGCCACAAGCATTTAAAGAAATG TAGTCAAACCATCACAACCCAAAATAAGCCAG TAGATGAAGAAACAGTGAAAGAGGTTGCTGATGATAGGGTTCCTGAAGCACAAGACGAATCTACAAAAAAGTCcaaggataaaaagaaaataaaaaagaatgcaGTTCCTGAAACAGATGCTGATGCTGCAGAAAAAGAGAAATCAGAACCTATCCATGTGGAGAGTTTGAAAAATAACAACGGCTCTACTGTCCACGAGGAGGCAGGAAAGAAATCtaaggataaaaagaaaaagaagaacaaagagAAGTTAGAGACTGTTGCTACAATTTCTGTTAATGCAGCTGTAGATTCTATTGGTTTGAATGGTGATGTCGCCACTCTTGAAGAAAAGGTTGTCAAATCCAAAACTAGGAAGAAAAAGGATGGTCGACCAAGCGATGAAAATTCAAACCAGCTAAATGATGGTACCGACATGTTAAACGAAGAGGAACAGAACGACAATactaagaaaaggaaaaggttGGCTCCTGAAGATAATGGCGATCATACTGTTGATGATAAAGAAACTGAAGATGTCAAACGTAGAAAATTAGAAGGTGGATGCAATGATGGTGTGCAGTCTACAAAGGTCGATGTAGATGCTGGAAGTAGGAGCACTATCAACGAGCTTTCTCAGCAGACAAATGAGTATGTTGAAAAAACTGCAGAGAAAACTTCCACAAAGAAAGCTTTGAAGAAACGCTCAAATGGTTCAACTGAG CCAAAGACCATCAATGCATTTCAAAGGGTAAAACTCGATGCTGTGACATTTGCTGATGAGAAACTTGCAGATAATTCTTACTGGGCCAAG GGTGGAGCCGAGACTGGGTATGGTGCAAaagctcaggaagttcttgggCAGGTTAAAGGAAG gGATTTTCGGCATGAAAAGACCAAGAAGAAGCGCGGGTCATACCGAGGCGGAGTGATTGATCTACAGTCTCACTCAGTAAAGTTCAATTATTCTGATGATGATTAA